One Saimiri boliviensis isolate mSaiBol1 chromosome 5, mSaiBol1.pri, whole genome shotgun sequence genomic window carries:
- the C5H2orf66 gene encoding uncharacterized protein C2orf66 homolog gives MVPSFTQLHSIMTIAPLLLQRVALVLLGHVHGATLRNEDKWKPLNNPRNRDLFFRSLQAHFKGRGLDLGTFPNPFPMNESPRPLSFRSEFLACAFADYEEQKNSFHSYLKG, from the exons ATGGTCCCCTCTTTCACTCAGCTTCACTCCATCATGACCATAGCACCTCTCCTGCTACAACGTGTTGCCCTGGTGCTACTTGGGCATGTGCATGGAGCCACACTAAGAAATGAAGACAAATGGAAGCCACTAAATAACCCCAGAAACAGAGACTTG ttTTTCAGAAGCCTTCAGGCACATTTTAAGGGCAGAGGTCTTGATCTTGGAACGTTTCCAAATCCTTTCCCCATGAATGAGAGCCCCAGACCCCTCTCTTTCAGATCAGAATTTCTTGCTTGTGCATTTGCAGATTATGAAGAGCAGAAAAACTCCTTTCACAGTTATCTCAAAGGCTGA